ACAGTAAAATGCATGACCTCTGCTGGGGAGTGTGGAAATGAGACCAAAACATGTAATCTGAGATGAAACAGGAGGGAATCTCTTCAAAAGGACAATCCTTTGGGGACAAAAAGGACAAGATACCGAAATGAACTTCTTGACTGCACAATATAAATGGTAGCATTTCAACTATGTGAGTAAACTGTTCATGTGAAAATTAATGGTGTCCTTTGCCTCTTTCTGGGGGTCAGTGCAACCTCATGGAACCAGGAAATATTACACGGATATCAAAATTTTTTCTCTTGGGATTTTCGAAGAGACTAGAATTGCAGCCCCTCATATTTGGGCTTTTCCTCTCCATGTACCTGATCACTGTGTTTGGCAACCTGCTCATCATCCTGGCCGTCAGCTCTGACTCCcgcctccacacccccatgtacttcttcctggccaacctgTCCTTTGTAGACATCTGCTTCACCTCCACCACCGTCCCGAAGATGCTGGTGAACATCCAGACCCAGAGCAACATCATAACCTATGAGGACTGCATCGCACAGATGAACTTCTTCATAATCTTTTCAGGGTTGGACATCTATCTCCTGGCTGTGATGGCCTATGACAGgtttgtggccatctgtcaccccCTCCACTATAAGATCATCATGAACCCCTGGCTCTGTGGGCTGCTGGTCCTGGTGTCCTGGATCACGAGTGTCCTGCATTCCTTGTTACAAACTTCAATGGTGTTGCAGCTGTCCTTCTGTACAGAGGTAGAAATACcccactttttctgtgaactcaATCAGATGATCCAACTTGCCTGTTCTGACACCTTTATTAATAACTTGGTGATGTACCTTGCAGCTATGCTGCTGGCTGGAGGTCCCCTTTCTGGGATCCTTTACTCTTATTCTAAGATAGTTTCAACCATAATTGGAATCTCATCAGCTCAGGGCAAGTATAAAGCGTTTTCCACCTGTGTATCTCATCTTTTagttgtatctttatttttttgtacgaGCCTAGGAGTGTACCTCAGCTCTGCTGCCACCCAGAGCTCCCACTCAAGTGCCACAGCCTCGGTGATGTACACGGTGGTCAcgcccatgctgaaccccttcatctacagcctgaggaacaaagACCTAAAGGTGGTTCTTAAAAGAATCATTGGGATTTCATTGATGTGAGGGCCAATCATATTAGGGCTGAAGACGTGCCCATGATTGCAAGGCTCAAAGCTTCAAAGTCAAGAATTAGTTATTCTTTGATTAGACTGTGGAAGTGAAATCCGCTCCTTCTATTTATTTGCTAGAATTTCCATCTTTATTCATGTCAACTTCTCTACACTTTTAAGTAACTTTATTAAGCTTCTGCTGTTTCTGATATACAGACAGTTTcccctttttctattttcatatgtCACCAATGTTTTCCTCAACCTTGGATCATGAATGCCTGGAAATTTCTATATTTCACATGGGAGTAGTtggatttcttaaaattaatttcatttcaaatgactTATACCATGCCAGGTAAATTTCCCCTAGATTTCCTGAGATCATTATCATGGATTATACTCTTCTTATGGAATAAAGCTACACTTGATCAGGAAgccatttccatcattttattgtCAAGGAGAATACAAAACCACAGTTTCCACCTTGAGTCTATCGGtctttttccttcacttcatTTAATACTCCTCCTGATGATGTGGAttctaacatttttcatttaaacctCAGGCTATTGACACCAAAGCTTAGGAAAGCCCGGGCACTCACCTGCACTCGTGTATTTTTGGACATTCCCACAGACCTTTCCCTGACCAGGCCTATGCTGTGACTGCACAGGTCCCTGGGTTCTTATTGTGATCACAAGACACACATCAGCAACACCTATCAGAGAACTCTAAAAACGGAAATGTATTACTCACATAAGCTGGAGGGCACAGGGATGCCCAAGGGCCACTTCTGGATGTctcagagggggagagagagatggagagggagacagagagagtgctgCTGAAGGACCTGGGTCTATTAAGGCCCATGGCCAGAGTGGCTAGGTGTTTGAAGATTCACActtcactggagaattttatTGAGTAGAATTTATGTACTGAAGGGGAAAAGCTGATTCACTTATGTGTCATTATCTAGGTTATCCAGGACATTCTGAAGAGATACTTTATGGCTGAGGGTAGCTGAGccatatgtttatttaaattataaacaatATGTTTATTTCACATGGTTGTCTTTGAATTCGATGCCCCAGAAATCTAAAGCTTAATTTCAGGCACTTATGCTAAACATGCTATTGTGCTTTATAACCGGTCTCCTGGTTTTATTCTGTTATTTAGCTTGGGGTCCAGAAAGCCTCCTATAGCCACTGGCAAACCTGATTAGCAAATATTCATCTCCCAGTGGAGTGTACTTAGAAAGACAAATTTGAATAAATAGATCAACCTGATGTTCTTAGTATCGGCATGACCATAAATATGAGGAGGCAAAATTTCGAAACACTCATTTTGctacacaaaaaatatttctcttttttttaatgtcccagTTCATGCTACGCACCTCTTTATTAAAGCACGGAAGATGGTGTTCACAACTGAGGGGGTTTATTCATTGAGGTGCAGGATTGCTTAGTGCCTTCTATCTTTTATCAGTGAATTATCTTCCCATTTCTGCTAGAAAACTTCTCATGCTAGCCGCTAATATGATTCTTTCTGTTGTTACACAAAATAACttccttttcttaatatttgtcaCAAATGCCGAGAGATGGTGAATGAACACTACCAGTATCATCCATTTCGTGCCTCTTTCCTGCCCTGAAATCTCTTCCACCTGCATGACCAGAGGATGCTTCACCTGAGAGCTGGATGTCCTGCTGGGGTGTGGCTCAGGGTCCCCAGTTCTTCTGCACAAACGTGCATGTCCTTCACACTCTCCCTGTTACCCAGAAGGGAGCCCTCATGTGGTCACTTGTTCATCAAGTCATGGGAAATACACCTGAATCACTGAATGGTCatgagtgccctcctcaattgtCAAATCATATGACACTAGTAAAAGGTAGAACGTGTTCAAATTAGTTCAGGTCGGTTGCTCAGATGATTGTGTCAGTCAGCTCTTGCTATATAACAT
This DNA window, taken from Panthera tigris isolate Pti1 chromosome A2, P.tigris_Pti1_mat1.1, whole genome shotgun sequence, encodes the following:
- the LOC102960939 gene encoding olfactory receptor-like protein OLF4; protein product: MEPGNITRISKFFLLGFSKRLELQPLIFGLFLSMYLITVFGNLLIILAVSSDSRLHTPMYFFLANLSFVDICFTSTTVPKMLVNIQTQSNIITYEDCIAQMNFFIIFSGLDIYLLAVMAYDRFVAICHPLHYKIIMNPWLCGLLVLVSWITSVLHSLLQTSMVLQLSFCTEVEIPHFFCELNQMIQLACSDTFINNLVMYLAAMLLAGGPLSGILYSYSKIVSTIIGISSAQGKYKAFSTCVSHLLVVSLFFCTSLGVYLSSAATQSSHSSATASVMYTVVTPMLNPFIYSLRNKDLKVVLKRIIGISLM